Proteins from a single region of Flavobacterium sp. YJ01:
- the mobA gene encoding conjugal transfer protein MobA encodes MESEEKKKWNIGGRPPKKDPAVHRYSISLTVEENARFLTLFETSGMHVMAHFITACIFQKGIKTIKIDKATMDYYMRLTSFYSQFRAIGVNYNQVVKILYQKFSEKQASAYLYKLEKQTIELAVLSKKIIQLTEEFEEKHIKKT; translated from the coding sequence ATGGAAAGTGAAGAAAAAAAGAAATGGAACATAGGAGGAAGACCTCCAAAAAAAGATCCCGCCGTCCACCGGTATTCCATCAGTCTTACTGTAGAAGAAAATGCCCGCTTCCTGACTCTTTTTGAAACATCAGGGATGCATGTAATGGCACACTTTATTACAGCGTGTATTTTTCAAAAAGGAATAAAAACAATTAAGATCGATAAAGCGACAATGGATTATTATATGCGCCTGACCTCCTTTTACAGCCAGTTTAGGGCTATCGGGGTAAATTACAATCAGGTTGTAAAGATTTTATATCAAAAATTTTCCGAAAAGCAAGCTTCGGCATATCTGTACAAACTCGAAAAGCAGACAATAGAATTAGCTGTTTTATCCAAAAAGATAATACAGCTCACAGAGGAATTTGAAGAAAAGCACATTAAAAAAACTTGA
- a CDS encoding IS3 family transposase: MVKRKIYDRDFKVNAVKLALKTNGRKLAKELGIATTNIYRWQADLEKYGTDSFCGGGHFRTSEQKRYSALKRTLRKELKYAELQIEIFRSASKYIIEGKPMIFHFIEKNLDKYPLWQMCKVLGICELSYYRWRDKIFSPTQLQKALIEKEITSIFYEYKGRYGNGKISAELESRGIKLNKFSVSKYMKKMGLVSKLSSKHKRSSSSFIPHNHYIFPNVLNRQFNTDGPSQVWLSGITRLETLNGLLFLTIIIDLFDRKIIGWNLSKGLTIKETSMPAWEMAVHNRKTKKGLIFHSDRGIQYANKVLTRKLDSYKNITRSMSRKGNHLDNEILKSFFILLKSELVDLNMLLTKEQMEKKILEYIENLDENIFCCKLSNF, from the coding sequence ATGGTAAAACGTAAAATTTACGACCGCGATTTCAAAGTAAATGCAGTCAAATTAGCGCTTAAAACAAATGGTCGTAAACTAGCAAAAGAACTTGGGATAGCGACAACGAATATTTACAGATGGCAAGCTGATCTTGAAAAATATGGAACAGATAGCTTTTGTGGGGGAGGTCATTTTAGAACCTCCGAACAAAAAAGATATTCTGCACTTAAAAGAACACTTAGGAAAGAACTTAAATATGCAGAACTTCAAATTGAGATTTTTAGAAGCGCAAGTAAGTATATTATTGAAGGGAAACCAATGATTTTTCATTTTATTGAAAAGAATTTAGACAAATATCCCCTTTGGCAGATGTGTAAAGTTTTAGGCATATGCGAGCTTTCATATTACAGATGGAGAGATAAAATTTTTTCTCCTACACAACTTCAAAAAGCTTTAATCGAAAAAGAAATAACATCTATATTTTATGAATATAAAGGCAGATATGGCAATGGGAAAATCTCTGCAGAATTAGAAAGCCGAGGTATTAAATTAAATAAATTTTCAGTATCGAAATATATGAAAAAAATGGGGCTTGTCAGTAAGCTTAGCAGCAAACATAAAAGATCCAGCTCATCATTTATTCCTCACAATCATTACATCTTTCCAAATGTGCTAAATCGCCAATTTAATACTGACGGACCTTCTCAGGTTTGGTTATCAGGTATAACAAGATTAGAGACATTGAATGGACTTTTATTTCTAACAATTATTATAGATTTATTCGACAGAAAAATTATTGGATGGAATTTGAGTAAAGGCCTGACAATAAAGGAAACTTCTATGCCTGCTTGGGAAATGGCAGTACATAATCGTAAAACCAAGAAGGGACTAATATTTCATTCCGATAGAGGTATACAATATGCCAATAAGGTGCTTACTCGTAAATTAGACTCATATAAAAATATTACACGAAGCATGAGTCGAAAAGGAAATCACTTAGATAATGAGATACTTAAAAGCTTTTTTATCTTACTTAAATCTGAACTAGTTGATTTAAATATGCTTCTGACTAAAGAACAAATGGAAAAGAAAATACTCGAGTATATTGAAAATCTTGATGAAAATATATTCTGCTGTAAATTATCAAACTTCTGA
- a CDS encoding IS3 family transposase, with translation MEKYERHFKENAVKLSYKRGNRQTASLARELGIAPDYLYKWRQDFEKFGTGSFCGSGHPKMTPEKAIITDLEKKIKNSKITLEIITKGIKYVSQGKIMTKNFIEENKSKFSIAKMLDALQVSETTYYRRKKQELTDTESRVILLKQEITSIYYEFKRAYGCTKITKELQTRGFKIKNSSVKKYMRMLGLRRKVKRKFKVTTDSYHNFYIVPNVLNREFTVSEPAKAWVSDITYIQTTKGFLYLTIVMDLFDRKIIGWILSTKMSTKATILPAWKMAVKNRKITKDLIFHSDRGVQYANKIFATTLDSYKCVIRSMSRRQNHNDNAVCESFFSSFKRELINGNKLLARKQMRADVYEYIENWYNKNRRHSFLDNKTIEEFDRLHLI, from the coding sequence ATGGAAAAATACGAACGCCATTTCAAAGAGAATGCAGTTAAATTAAGTTATAAGCGAGGGAACAGGCAAACTGCAAGCCTTGCAAGAGAGCTGGGAATAGCTCCAGATTACTTGTATAAATGGCGACAAGACTTTGAAAAATTTGGAACAGGAAGTTTTTGTGGATCGGGTCACCCTAAAATGACACCTGAAAAAGCTATAATCACTGACCTTGAAAAAAAAATTAAAAATTCAAAAATTACTCTCGAGATAATAACTAAAGGGATCAAATATGTTTCTCAGGGAAAAATAATGACTAAAAACTTTATAGAAGAAAACAAATCTAAATTTTCAATTGCAAAAATGCTAGATGCTCTACAAGTCTCGGAAACCACATATTACAGAAGGAAAAAACAAGAACTTACAGATACAGAATCTCGAGTTATTTTACTAAAACAAGAAATTACATCCATATATTATGAATTCAAGCGAGCATACGGATGTACAAAAATCACAAAAGAACTTCAAACCAGAGGGTTTAAAATAAAAAACTCATCAGTAAAAAAATACATGAGAATGTTGGGCTTGCGTAGAAAAGTTAAAAGAAAGTTTAAGGTAACAACTGATTCATATCATAATTTCTATATAGTGCCAAATGTTTTAAATAGAGAATTTACAGTTAGTGAGCCTGCTAAGGCTTGGGTTTCAGACATAACCTATATACAAACAACAAAGGGCTTTTTATATCTTACCATTGTTATGGATTTATTCGATAGAAAAATAATAGGATGGATTTTAAGCACCAAAATGAGTACCAAAGCAACAATTTTACCCGCTTGGAAGATGGCAGTTAAGAACAGAAAAATTACTAAGGATCTAATCTTCCATTCCGATAGAGGTGTTCAATATGCTAATAAAATTTTCGCCACTACATTAGACTCTTATAAGTGTGTAATACGTAGTATGAGTCGCAGGCAAAATCATAATGACAATGCTGTTTGTGAAAGTTTTTTCAGCTCTTTTAAAAGAGAATTAATTAACGGCAATAAACTTCTAGCTAGGAAACAGATGAGAGCTGATGTATATGAATATATTGAAAATTGGTATAATAAAAATAGAAGGCACTCATTTTTAGACAATAAAACAATCGAAGAATTCGATAGATTACATCTAATATAA
- a CDS encoding helix-turn-helix transcriptional regulator, whose amino-acid sequence MSTSTKPHHMGRKISRIRELKDMKQEALAQAMGTNQQAISIMENSETIEEDKLIEVASALGVSVEAIKNFSEEGVFNYFNTFTENKGPIYAGHHCTFHPLDKLMESVEENRKLYERLLKSEQDKIEYLEKLLKAK is encoded by the coding sequence ATGAGTACATCAACAAAACCACACCACATGGGGCGTAAAATCAGCCGTATCCGTGAACTGAAAGACATGAAACAGGAAGCGCTGGCACAGGCTATGGGAACAAACCAGCAGGCGATTTCTATTATGGAAAACAGCGAAACTATCGAGGAAGATAAATTAATAGAAGTAGCAAGCGCATTGGGTGTAAGCGTAGAAGCAATTAAAAACTTTTCAGAAGAAGGTGTATTTAATTACTTTAATACTTTTACCGAGAATAAAGGACCGATATATGCTGGACATCATTGTACTTTTCACCCATTAGACAAACTTATGGAATCCGTAGAAGAGAATAGAAAGCTATACGAAAGATTATTAAAATCGGAGCAGGATAAAATTGAATATCTGGAAAAATTACTAAAAGCGAAATAG
- a CDS encoding type I restriction-modification system subunit M produces the protein MSEEQKKLLEQQLWNIANTLRGKMNADEFRDYILGFIFYKYLAEKMEIFANSILEQDDIQFRNINENSKEGLEYIEAIKEESLENLGYFLKPSELFSEIAKRGNSGTNNFILEDLQKILTNIQLSTMGTQSEEDFEDLFSDMDLNSNNLGRTAEARNTIIVKVLVHLDEIDFKLEHTELDVLGDAYEYLIGQFASGAGKKAGEFYTPQEVSKILAKIVTTGKNRLKSVYDPTCGSGSLLLRVAREVKDVNNFYGQEMNRTTYNLARMNMILHGVHYLKFDIKQEDTLEHPQHLNDMPFEAIVANPPFSANWSANPLFLNDDRFSQYGKLAPASKADFAFVQHMIYHLAENGTMAIVLPHGVLFRGAAELHIRKYLIEQKNYLDAVIGLPANIFYGTSIPTCILVFKKCRETPDDILFIDASKEFEKVKNQNMLRDNHITKIVETYRNRTVIEKYSHLASLKEVADNDFNLNIPRYVDTFEEQEEIDIQKVMFEIKELEAKRATLDKEIDIYFKELGLVF, from the coding sequence ATGTCAGAAGAACAGAAAAAACTATTGGAGCAACAGCTTTGGAATATAGCGAATACTTTACGAGGAAAGATGAATGCGGATGAATTTAGGGATTATATACTAGGGTTTATATTTTATAAATATTTAGCCGAAAAAATGGAAATTTTTGCTAATTCCATTTTGGAACAAGATGACATTCAATTTAGAAATATTAACGAAAACTCTAAAGAAGGTCTAGAATACATTGAAGCAATCAAAGAAGAATCTCTTGAAAACTTAGGTTATTTTTTGAAACCATCTGAACTTTTTAGCGAAATTGCAAAAAGAGGAAATAGTGGCACTAATAATTTCATTTTAGAAGATTTACAAAAAATCCTGACCAATATTCAGCTGAGTACAATGGGTACTCAAAGTGAAGAAGATTTTGAAGATCTTTTTTCAGACATGGACTTAAATAGTAATAATTTAGGTAGGACTGCTGAAGCAAGAAATACAATCATAGTAAAAGTTTTGGTGCATCTTGACGAGATTGATTTTAAATTGGAGCATACTGAACTAGATGTATTAGGTGATGCTTACGAGTATCTAATTGGTCAGTTTGCTAGCGGTGCAGGTAAAAAGGCAGGAGAATTTTATACGCCACAAGAGGTTTCTAAAATTCTGGCAAAAATTGTTACAACAGGTAAAAATAGATTAAAATCAGTATATGATCCAACCTGTGGTTCTGGATCACTATTGTTGCGTGTAGCGAGAGAGGTAAAAGATGTCAATAATTTTTATGGGCAGGAAATGAATCGAACCACCTACAATCTTGCCCGCATGAATATGATACTCCACGGGGTACATTATCTTAAATTCGACATAAAGCAAGAGGACACTTTAGAACACCCCCAGCATTTGAATGATATGCCATTCGAAGCCATTGTGGCAAATCCTCCATTTTCTGCAAATTGGAGTGCAAATCCTTTATTTCTTAATGATGATCGTTTCAGCCAATATGGTAAGTTAGCTCCTGCAAGTAAAGCTGATTTTGCTTTCGTGCAACATATGATTTATCATTTAGCAGAAAATGGTACGATGGCAATTGTACTGCCACACGGAGTTTTGTTTCGTGGTGCTGCAGAATTACACATTCGTAAATATCTCATTGAACAAAAGAATTATTTGGATGCAGTAATTGGATTACCAGCCAATATTTTCTATGGCACGAGCATCCCAACATGTATTTTGGTCTTCAAAAAATGCCGAGAAACACCTGATGATATTTTATTTATAGATGCCAGCAAAGAATTCGAAAAGGTTAAAAATCAAAATATGTTGCGAGACAATCATATCACTAAGATTGTAGAAACATATCGTAATAGAACTGTAATTGAAAAGTATAGTCATTTGGCTAGTTTAAAAGAAGTCGCTGACAATGATTTTAATCTAAATATTCCTCGCTATGTAGATACATTCGAAGAGCAAGAAGAAATTGATATCCAAAAAGTAATGTTTGAAATTAAAGAACTTGAAGCCAAAAGAGCCACTCTCGATAAGGAAATAGATATTTATTTTAAAGAACTAGGACTAGTTTTTTAA
- a CDS encoding restriction endonuclease subunit S has protein sequence MANKKLKVGNVPNLRFPGFTEEWKTKKLGDVMSFKVTNSFSREILNYEAGIVKNIHYGDIHTKFQTLFNITKEVVPFINEDINLGRIADENYCREGDIIFADASEDLNDVGKSIEILKLNNEKLLSGLHTLLARPKANYFQKGFNGYLFKSNTVRLKIQKEAQGSKVLSINAGRLSNIEITFPNILEQHKITIFLSLIDFRIQTQNKIIEQLETLIQQCRNKIFKQKIRFKDELGNEFSKWKVYKLKDISDRVLFKNAENNQNVLTISAQLGLISQLDFFNKSVSAKNVSGYYLLKQNDFAYNKSYSKGYPMGAIKRLKKYDKGIVSTLYICFRFNGLVNVNFMEQYFESGIQNTEIEKIAQEGARNHGLLNVGVSDFFNIEINLPSIEEQKRIAALLSKIDKKIQTEKAILEQFENQKKYLLHQMFV, from the coding sequence ATGGCGAATAAAAAATTAAAAGTAGGTAACGTTCCTAATTTGAGATTTCCGGGGTTTACTGAAGAATGGAAAACTAAGAAATTGGGGGATGTTATGAGCTTCAAAGTGACCAATTCCTTTTCTCGTGAGATTTTAAATTACGAAGCAGGAATTGTAAAGAATATTCATTACGGAGATATTCATACTAAATTCCAGACTTTATTTAATATTACTAAGGAGGTTGTTCCTTTTATCAATGAAGATATAAATCTTGGAAGAATTGCTGATGAAAATTATTGCAGAGAAGGAGATATTATATTTGCAGATGCTTCGGAAGATTTAAATGATGTTGGAAAAAGTATTGAAATTCTAAAATTGAATAATGAAAAATTACTTTCTGGATTGCATACACTTTTAGCAAGACCAAAAGCAAATTATTTTCAGAAGGGATTTAATGGTTATTTATTTAAATCAAATACTGTTAGATTAAAGATACAAAAAGAAGCACAAGGTTCTAAGGTTTTAAGTATAAATGCTGGACGTTTATCAAATATTGAAATTACTTTTCCAAATATTTTAGAACAACATAAAATAACGATTTTTTTATCACTAATTGACTTTCGAATTCAAACCCAAAACAAAATAATTGAACAATTAGAAACCTTAATCCAACAGTGTCGTAATAAAATATTTAAACAAAAAATAAGGTTTAAGGATGAACTGGGAAATGAATTTTCTAAATGGAAAGTTTATAAATTGAAAGATATTTCTGATCGAGTTTTATTTAAGAATGCGGAAAACAATCAAAATGTTTTGACTATCTCTGCACAACTTGGGCTAATTAGTCAACTGGACTTTTTTAACAAGTCTGTTTCAGCTAAAAATGTTTCGGGATATTATCTTTTAAAACAAAATGATTTTGCTTACAATAAAAGTTATTCTAAAGGTTATCCAATGGGAGCAATTAAAAGGCTGAAAAAATATGATAAGGGAATTGTTTCAACATTATACATTTGCTTTCGGTTTAATGGATTGGTAAATGTAAATTTTATGGAACAGTATTTTGAATCAGGAATTCAAAATACGGAAATAGAAAAAATAGCACAGGAAGGTGCTCGAAATCATGGTCTTTTAAATGTAGGAGTTTCAGATTTTTTTAATATTGAAATTAATCTTCCTTCAATAGAAGAGCAAAAACGAATAGCCGCTCTTTTATCCAAAATTGACAAAAAAATCCAAACTGAAAAAGCAATTTTAGAACAGTTTGAAAATCAGAAGAAATACCTGTTACACCAAATGTTTGTATAA
- a CDS encoding restriction endonuclease subunit S, with protein sequence MRFSEFVEEWKRLTIGNILTIGSGRDYKHLSAGAIPVYGTGGYMVSVNAYLHDGESVCIGRKGTINKPLYLNEKFWTVDTLFYTHSFKKVLPKFVYNIFEQVNWLKYSEASGVPSLSKTIIEQIEVNIPEINEQQKIASFLSLIDERIQTQNKIIRELNVLKTNTAKSIFSQDLRFKDDNGNDYHKWEVKKIKDVGKLSVGGDLNKLDYQKEKSEKYTYPIYANGEGSGLYGYSASFQYPENCVTVSGRGNLGTANVRFEKFCAIVRLIVIYPHFDIHPKYLQEIINTINFAIESTGVPQLTVPQISDYLITIPCFEEQTKIADFLLSIDSKIDIENHLLQKLEEQKKFLLYQMFV encoded by the coding sequence TTGAGATTCTCAGAGTTTGTAGAAGAATGGAAAAGACTAACCATAGGTAATATTTTGACTATTGGGAGCGGTCGTGACTATAAGCATTTATCAGCAGGTGCTATACCGGTCTATGGTACAGGGGGATATATGGTTTCTGTTAATGCTTATCTGCATGACGGAGAAAGCGTTTGTATTGGGCGAAAAGGAACAATCAACAAGCCCTTATATTTGAATGAAAAGTTTTGGACAGTAGATACTCTTTTCTATACGCACTCTTTTAAAAAAGTACTTCCAAAATTTGTTTACAATATTTTTGAACAAGTTAATTGGTTAAAGTATAGTGAAGCATCTGGTGTTCCAAGTCTTTCAAAAACTATAATTGAACAAATTGAAGTAAATATTCCTGAAATTAATGAACAGCAAAAAATTGCCTCTTTCTTATCTTTAATAGATGAACGTATTCAAACCCAAAACAAAATAATTAGGGAGTTAAATGTATTAAAGACTAATACTGCAAAAAGTATCTTCTCACAAGATTTGAGATTTAAAGATGATAATGGAAATGATTATCACAAATGGGAAGTGAAAAAAATAAAGGATGTTGGAAAACTTTCCGTTGGAGGTGATTTGAACAAATTAGATTATCAAAAAGAAAAATCAGAAAAATATACCTATCCAATTTATGCAAACGGTGAGGGTTCTGGGTTATATGGATATTCAGCCTCATTTCAATATCCAGAAAATTGTGTTACTGTGAGTGGTAGAGGAAACTTAGGAACAGCAAACGTACGATTTGAAAAATTTTGTGCAATTGTAAGACTTATAGTAATTTATCCTCATTTCGATATTCATCCTAAATACCTGCAAGAGATTATAAATACCATAAATTTTGCTATTGAAAGCACAGGGGTTCCTCAATTAACAGTTCCTCAAATTTCAGATTATTTAATTACAATTCCTTGTTTTGAAGAACAAACCAAAATCGCTGATTTTCTTTTATCTATAGACTCAAAAATTGATATTGAAAACCACCTATTACAAAAATTAGAAGAACAAAAAAAATTTTTACTATACCAAATGTTTGTCTAA
- a CDS encoding site-specific integrase, which yields MNDQKQILDVIDLWKKNKKQYVKKSSFSAYTLLIENHILPIFGTKYSIEEAEVQEFVFQKLDSGLSQKTIKDILIVLKMILKYGAKHKWVNYTPFEIQFPTEREKHTIEVLNRSDQKKIMNYIQDHFTFRNLGVYICLSSGMRIGEVCALTWEDLDTDKGVISVNRTIQRIYTIEDGKRKTELILDTPKTKNSIREIPISKDLLRILKPFKKIVNPSFYVLTNDSKPTEPRTYRSYYKNLMENLKMPDLKFHGLRHSFATRCIESNCDYKTVSVLLGHSNISTTLNLYVHPNMEQKKKAIEQMFKTLK from the coding sequence ATGAATGATCAAAAACAAATTTTAGATGTAATCGACCTATGGAAAAAAAACAAAAAACAATACGTAAAAAAATCAAGTTTTTCAGCTTATACACTCTTAATAGAAAATCATATACTGCCAATATTTGGCACTAAATATTCTATTGAAGAAGCAGAAGTCCAAGAATTTGTATTTCAGAAATTGGATTCAGGTTTAAGCCAAAAAACAATCAAGGATATTTTAATTGTTCTGAAAATGATTCTAAAATATGGTGCTAAGCATAAATGGGTGAATTACACTCCATTTGAGATACAGTTTCCAACAGAACGAGAAAAACATACAATTGAAGTTTTAAACCGTTCTGATCAGAAAAAAATCATGAATTATATACAAGATCATTTTACATTTCGAAATTTAGGCGTTTATATTTGCTTAAGCTCTGGAATGCGTATAGGAGAAGTTTGTGCCCTAACTTGGGAAGATTTAGATACAGACAAAGGCGTTATCAGTGTTAACAGAACCATTCAGCGCATTTATACGATAGAAGACGGAAAAAGAAAAACGGAACTCATTTTAGACACTCCAAAAACAAAAAATTCCATTCGTGAAATTCCTATAAGCAAAGATTTATTAAGGATTCTCAAACCATTTAAGAAAATTGTTAATCCATCTTTTTATGTTTTGACCAATGATAGCAAGCCGACAGAACCTAGAACTTATCGTAGTTACTATAAAAATTTAATGGAAAATTTGAAAATGCCAGATTTAAAATTTCATGGACTCAGACATAGTTTTGCTACTCGATGTATTGAAAGTAATTGCGACTACAAAACTGTTAGTGTTCTTTTGGGGCATTCGAATATTAGTACAACCTTGAATCTCTATGTCCATCCAAATATGGAGCAGAAAAAGAAAGCAATCGAACAAATGTTTAAAACTTTGAAGTAA